The Pseudomonadota bacterium genomic interval AACAGCCAGGAGATCAGCCGATTCCTGGCGGCCGAAGACGGTGCCATCCTGCCCCACCACTACCGCTACGAACGGCCGGGACAAAAGGAAGGGCGACGCCTGCTGCGCATCGAATTTGTCGACGAGGCACTGGACGTGGTGCGCGATGTCGGTGAACCCATGCGCTACGAGACGCCCGATTCCGGTGCCTGGGATCGACTCTCGATGCTGTTCAACGTGACCCGACTGGTCGGCGAACGCAGCGAGGGCGACGTGTTGCTCAACGTGGTCAGCCGCCACGGACCCTCCCAGCGGCGGCTCGAACTGCTGGGCCGGGAGACCGTGTCGACGCCGGCAGGCAACTTCAACACCCTCCGCCTGCGCTACCACTCCGGCAAACGCACCGTGCAGTACTGGATTGCAACCGCCGATGGCAACATCCCGATTCGCATGATGTACGGCGAGGACGGCGAAGACGGTGGCGTGCTCGAGCTGCAGTCGCTGCAGCGCTAGGCGCG includes:
- a CDS encoding DUF3108 domain-containing protein, with translation MAPAWAARDALAPFEATYRVYYKGSKAGEASLSLAQRDGHWQVQLKTRATGLFRLFSRYINSQEISRFLAAEDGAILPHHYRYERPGQKEGRRLLRIEFVDEALDVVRDVGEPMRYETPDSGAWDRLSMLFNVTRLVGERSEGDVLLNVVSRHGPSQRRLELLGRETVSTPAGNFNTLRLRYHSGKRTVQYWIATADGNIPIRMMYGEDGEDGGVLELQSLQR